In a genomic window of Rhododendron vialii isolate Sample 1 chromosome 12a, ASM3025357v1:
- the LOC131309697 gene encoding uncharacterized protein LOC131309697: protein MARAYLLYLFGATLYPNKRSTVHLSYLPALHDLGAASRFDWGGAALGTCYGFVGAFSRGKKATAGYWRVWELWAYEVLKMYPPENKCPNLMMLPRAMIWGPMYSGKKKSRGSLLAFRTYLDELSGTQVDWNPWSGAEPEPEYLAESRVVTASRVLLESAFGWRWYLGDRVTRQSLGALDFQVPGPLPPHASHTDKYTLAELRRFTVPTGLAAFLRPERDYAVYRRQHLARPLGVLEHVAVQSEALEAGEERRSRESRAARLRERSNYATATGLPRLSWTLAVRDAKGEEAIVQFELARTDPAEIAGPYVHLACILILSRNLSQAPIEWGPLCFYSHTICTRFLSSQGAVSFAERRFGS from the exons atggcgagggcctacttgttgtacttgttcggggctaccttgtacccgaacaagcgatccacagtgcacctgtcctacttaccggccctccatgacttaggcgcagcttcgaggtttgactggggaggagctgcccTGGGCACCTGCTATGGCTTTGTGGGGGCGTTCTCTCGCGGGAAGAAGGCGACtgccggctactggagggtgtgggag CTATGGGCCtacgaggtgctgaagatgtaccctccggagaacaagtgcccgaacctgatGATGCTCCCCCGTGCCATGATTTGGGGTCCTATGTACAGCGGGAAGAAGAAGTcaagagggagcctcctagcttTCCGGACCTACCTTGACGAGCTGTCTGGCACTCAG GTGGATTGGAACCCCTGGAGCGGCgctgagcctgagcctgagtacctggCAGAGAGTAGGGTGGTGACTGCGAGCCGGGTGCTTTTGGAGTCGgccttcgggtggcggtggtacctgggtgaccgggtgacacggcagtcactagGCGCTCTTGACTTTCAGGTGCCTGGGCCACTGCCTCCTCACGCTTCCCACACGGACAAGTATACCCTGGCTGAGCTGAGGCGCTTCACTGTTCCGACCGGGCTGgctgcttttctgaggcctGAGCGTGACTACGCCGTCTACCGAAGGCAGCACCTGGCGAGGCCGCTCGGCGTGCTGGAGCATGTCGCCGTGCAGAGTGAGGCGcttgaggctggcgaggagaggcggagccgggagagcagggcagcCCGCCTGAGAGAGAGGAGCAACTATGCCACAGCGActgggctgcctcggctttcttggaccctagcgGTGCGGGATGCCAAAGGAGAGGAGGCCATTGTTCAGTTTGAGCTTGCTAGGACAGACCCAGCGGAGATCGcagggccg TATGTACACTTGGCTTGCATTCTGATTCTGTCCCGAAATCTGTCACAGGCTCCGATAgaatgg gggccactttgtttttactcCCACACGatttgcacacggtttctgagttctcagggggcagtgtcctttgcagagAGGAGATTTGGAAGCTAG